In Chryseobacterium oranimense, a single window of DNA contains:
- a CDS encoding lysophospholipid acyltransferase family protein: protein MTKILNHLWRFWLLLLAFVLTVTLGIPVYILSFNKKHYKYAYKFIRIWCFGMFYGMGLRYDLINLSDQKKDKSKPYVFISNHTSIMDIMLTCILMPHHPICFVGKKELVKIPIFGTIYKRICVMVDRSSARSRADVYRRCAEKMEEGNSIAIFPEGGVPDDTSIILDEFKDGAFTLSSKHHSPIAVYTFIGLKEIFPFDSGKGYPGRVKVYFNGIMEPSDSPRDLKTEAYKEIKKTLLEHSI from the coding sequence GTGACAAAAATTTTAAATCATCTCTGGAGATTCTGGCTGCTGCTACTGGCATTTGTCCTGACAGTCACATTAGGAATTCCTGTCTATATTTTATCCTTTAACAAAAAGCATTACAAATATGCTTATAAATTTATCCGCATCTGGTGCTTCGGAATGTTCTACGGTATGGGACTGAGATATGATCTCATTAATCTTTCCGACCAGAAAAAGGATAAGAGCAAACCGTATGTTTTTATTTCGAACCATACGTCCATTATGGATATTATGCTTACCTGTATCCTGATGCCACACCATCCGATCTGTTTTGTAGGCAAAAAAGAACTTGTAAAAATCCCGATCTTCGGTACTATATATAAAAGAATATGTGTTATGGTGGACAGAAGCAGTGCAAGAAGCCGTGCAGATGTCTACAGAAGGTGTGCTGAAAAGATGGAAGAAGGCAACAGCATTGCCATATTTCCTGAAGGTGGCGTTCCCGACGATACTTCCATTATTCTTGATGAATTTAAAGACGGGGCATTTACCTTATCCTCCAAACATCATTCTCCTATTGCTGTATATACTTTTATCGGATTGAAGGAAATATTCCCTTTTGACAGTGGAAAAGGTTACCCGGGAAGGGTAAAAGTGTATTTCAACGGAATCATGGAACCATCAGATTCTCCGAGAGATCTGAAAACCGAAGCTTATAAAGAGATAAAAAAAACACTGCTGGAACATTCCATTTAA
- a CDS encoding MFS transporter, which yields MSNYSKQTNWGQFIPLVTVFFFWGFVAASNDILIPVFQKAFKLSQTESMLVQICFYVAYTVGSLIYMVVSKGLKQDLINKIGYKNGLILGLLISAAGTLLFYPAANMASFPLMISGLFIVGLGFSLQQIVANPLAIEVGPTETGSQRLTMAGGINNLGTTIGPLLVSFAIFGSASAANTEASIESVKVPYLMLGVAFVLVAIMLKFSSLPAITPTIIEDTDDVVPGDHKTSAFQYPQLVMGMIAIFVYVGVEVSTASNLPAYMEKSLGFETKDVAPYISLYWASLMIGRWTGAVEAFDLSAGFKKILRFLAPYLAFGVFLLVNAIAKHDLSPFYVYGAVIIVMIICDIMSQGNPARMLLIFSVAGIAALLTGMFTSGMVSVYAFTSVGLFCSTLWPCIFALAINGLGKHTNQGSGLLIMMIMGGGIVSLTQGYVADLTTIHMSYMVGVICFAYLAFYAVRVTGILKSQGIDLDKISKGSGH from the coding sequence ATGTCAAATTATTCTAAACAAACCAATTGGGGACAGTTTATTCCCTTGGTTACTGTGTTTTTTTTCTGGGGATTTGTTGCTGCAAGTAATGACATTCTGATACCAGTTTTCCAAAAAGCCTTTAAATTATCCCAAACCGAAAGTATGCTCGTACAGATTTGTTTCTACGTAGCTTACACCGTGGGTTCTTTAATTTATATGGTCGTCTCAAAAGGTTTGAAACAGGATCTTATTAATAAAATAGGGTACAAAAACGGTCTTATTTTAGGGCTCCTTATTTCTGCGGCAGGAACTTTACTGTTCTATCCGGCAGCAAATATGGCATCGTTCCCGTTAATGATTTCCGGTCTGTTCATTGTAGGACTAGGATTTTCCTTACAGCAGATTGTTGCCAATCCTTTGGCTATTGAAGTAGGACCAACGGAAACAGGATCCCAAAGGCTTACTATGGCGGGGGGAATTAATAACCTGGGAACTACCATCGGGCCGCTTCTTGTATCATTTGCTATTTTCGGATCAGCCTCTGCAGCCAATACGGAAGCAAGCATCGAAAGCGTAAAAGTTCCTTATCTTATGCTCGGAGTTGCATTTGTACTGGTAGCCATCATGCTTAAGTTCTCCTCTCTCCCTGCCATTACTCCAACTATTATAGAGGACACCGACGATGTTGTTCCGGGAGACCATAAAACATCTGCTTTCCAGTATCCTCAATTGGTGATGGGAATGATTGCTATCTTTGTGTATGTAGGGGTCGAAGTTTCTACAGCCAGTAACCTTCCGGCTTACATGGAAAAAAGCTTAGGTTTTGAAACTAAAGATGTAGCCCCTTATATTTCATTGTACTGGGCTTCACTGATGATTGGCCGTTGGACAGGTGCGGTAGAAGCATTTGACCTGAGTGCAGGATTCAAAAAGATCTTGAGATTCCTTGCTCCTTATCTTGCGTTTGGTGTATTCTTATTGGTGAATGCCATTGCAAAGCATGACCTTTCTCCATTCTATGTTTACGGTGCCGTTATCATTGTAATGATTATTTGCGATATCATGAGCCAGGGAAATCCGGCAAGAATGCTTCTGATCTTCTCCGTAGCGGGTATAGCTGCCCTGTTAACAGGAATGTTTACCTCAGGGATGGTTTCCGTATATGCGTTTACCAGTGTAGGATTGTTCTGCTCTACTCTATGGCCTTGTATTTTTGCACTAGCCATTAACGGACTTGGAAAACACACCAATCAGGGTTCCGGATTATTGATTATGATGATTATGGGAGGAGGTATTGTAAGTTTAACTCAAGGGTATGTAGCTGATTTAACAACTATTCATATGAGTTATATGGTTGGAGTAATTTGTTTTGCTTATCTTGCATTCTATGCAGTCCGAGTAACCGGGATCCTAAAATCTCAGGGTATCGATCTGGATAAAATATCTAAAGGCAGTGGTCATTAA
- a CDS encoding DUF3810 domain-containing protein: protein MISFFEKFFELQKKIHQMLFSWISFSFGDIMYSILGVFILYQIVLCFKKKRRNGAVLKLLAAINTFYFIYQIFWGMLYFQTPIIKKLSEQKEPEIGKAKMLALRYLEKCKATRQTVKEDRNGVFVITDLSSIQTEILQQQAKLPKYISDKRAPQINSFKPSIFKSVMNFTGILGYYNPFTAEAQYNAKLPHTFIPFTSAHESSHQLGFAREQEANFVGYLLGVNSNNADLKYSTEYFTLKSLLRFIVEEDPEFVKSILNQYSPAMKRDRLYERNFIFRHQGWLDDFFGFTNNLFLKSNQQEGAVTYSYFIDLLLNYEKL, encoded by the coding sequence ATGATTTCTTTTTTCGAAAAGTTTTTTGAATTACAGAAGAAAATCCACCAGATGCTTTTCAGCTGGATCTCTTTTTCTTTTGGGGACATTATGTATAGTATTCTTGGCGTTTTTATTTTATATCAAATTGTTTTATGCTTTAAAAAGAAAAGAAGAAATGGGGCCGTCTTAAAGCTTCTGGCCGCCATTAATACTTTCTACTTTATTTACCAGATCTTTTGGGGTATGCTGTACTTTCAGACTCCTATTATTAAGAAGCTCTCTGAACAGAAAGAACCTGAAATCGGCAAAGCAAAAATGCTGGCATTGCGCTATCTGGAAAAGTGTAAAGCGACCAGACAAACTGTAAAGGAAGACAGGAATGGTGTATTCGTTATAACTGATCTTTCCTCTATTCAGACGGAAATTTTACAGCAGCAGGCAAAACTTCCAAAATACATTTCCGATAAAAGAGCTCCACAGATCAACTCTTTCAAACCTAGTATTTTTAAAAGCGTGATGAATTTTACAGGAATATTGGGCTACTACAATCCTTTTACAGCGGAAGCCCAGTATAACGCAAAGCTTCCCCATACCTTCATTCCGTTTACGTCAGCGCATGAAAGTTCTCACCAGCTCGGTTTTGCCAGAGAGCAGGAAGCTAATTTTGTAGGTTATCTGCTTGGTGTGAACTCTAACAATGCTGATCTGAAATACAGTACTGAATATTTTACGTTAAAAAGTCTTTTAAGGTTTATTGTGGAGGAAGATCCTGAATTTGTAAAATCAATTCTCAACCAATATTCTCCGGCGATGAAAAGAGACCGCTTGTATGAAAGAAATTTTATTTTCAGACATCAGGGCTGGCTGGATGATTTCTTTGGATTTACCAACAATCTTTTTCTAAAAAGCAAT